The Sphingopyxis sp. BE259 nucleotide sequence GCGCACGCCGTCATAGCGCGCGAGGTTCGATGACGCTTCGGCGGGCGCGATGATATAATAGGCGGGCAGCGCATATTTGGTGTGCGGCAGGCTGATCTCGACGACCGCGGCCCCCGCATCCTTCAGCATCGCGATCCCGGCGTCCCACATTGCGTCGATGTCGGGGTCGATGCCCTCCAATCGATATTCCTTGGGAATCCCGACCGTCTTGCCCTTGAGATCACTCGACAAGGCCGCTTCCCAATTGGGCACCGCCATATTCAGGCTGGTCGCGTCCTTGGGATCGAAGCCCGCCATATTCTCGAGCATGATCGCGCAATCGCGCACGTCGCGCGCCATCGGCCCCGCCTGATCGAGCGAGCTGGCGAACGCCACGATGCCCCAGCGCGAGCACCGGCCATAGGTCGGTTTGATCCCCGAAATGCCGGTGAAGGCCGCGGGCTGGCGGATCGAGCCGCCGGTGTCGGTCCCTGTCGCCGCAGGGCACAGCCGCGCCGCGATCGCAGTCGAACTGCCGCCCGACGATCCGCCCGGCGCCAGCGCCGCATTGCCGCCGTCCTTGCGCTTCCACGGCGAGATCACATTGCCGAAGTAGGAGGTTTCGTTCGACGACCCCATCGCGAACTGATCGAGGTTCAGCTTGCCCAGCATCCCGGCGCCCGCGTCCCACAGCTTTGCCGACACGGTCGATTCATAACGCGGGACAAAGCCTTCGAGCATATGGCTCGCCGCGGTGGTCTGGACCCCGTCGGTGCAGAACAGGTCCTTCATCCCGATCGGCACACCCGAGAGCGGCCTCAGCGTCCCCGCCGCCCGGTCTGCATCGGCGACCTTCGCTGCGGCCAGCGCATGCTCGGGTGTTTCGACGATAAACGCATTCAGCGCCTTCGCCCCCGCGACATTGGCGTTGAACGCCTCGGCAACCTCGACGGCGCTGAAATCGCCCGCGCGGTGGCCGTCGCGGATCTGCGCGACGGTCAGGTTGGTGAGGTCAGTCATTATTCGATCACCTTAGGCACGCCAAAGAAGCCGTGCATCGCAGCCGGCGCGTTCGCCAACACGTCGTCGCGGCGGTTGCCGCCGGTCAGCGGGTCGGCGTCGATCACATCGTCGCGCAGCCGCAGCGTGTTGGGGATCACCGCAGTCATCGGCTCGACCCCGCTCACATCGACCTCGCCGAGTTGCTCGACCCAGCCCAGAATGCCGTTGAGTTCGCCTTCCATCGCGG carries:
- the gatA gene encoding Asp-tRNA(Asn)/Glu-tRNA(Gln) amidotransferase subunit GatA is translated as MTDLTNLTVAQIRDGHRAGDFSAVEVAEAFNANVAGAKALNAFIVETPEHALAAAKVADADRAAGTLRPLSGVPIGMKDLFCTDGVQTTAASHMLEGFVPRYESTVSAKLWDAGAGMLGKLNLDQFAMGSSNETSYFGNVISPWKRKDGGNAALAPGGSSGGSSTAIAARLCPAATGTDTGGSIRQPAAFTGISGIKPTYGRCSRWGIVAFASSLDQAGPMARDVRDCAIMLENMAGFDPKDATSLNMAVPNWEAALSSDLKGKTVGIPKEYRLEGIDPDIDAMWDAGIAMLKDAGAAVVEISLPHTKYALPAYYIIAPAEASSNLARYDGVRYGLRDLPDGAGLQDMYAATRADGFGAEVKRRIMIGTYVLSAGFYDAYYTQAQKVRTLIARDFEQAFGVCDVILAPTAPSAAFGLGEKMADPLAMYLNDVFAVPASLAGLPAMSVPAALNREGLPLGLQIIGKAFDEQGVLNAGLAIEERAGFTARAEKWW
- the gatC gene encoding Asp-tRNA(Asn)/Glu-tRNA(Gln) amidotransferase subunit GatC: MTIDQATVRKIASLARIAISDAEAAAMEGELNGILGWVEQLGEVDVSGVEPMTAVIPNTLRLRDDVIDADPLTGGNRRDDVLANAPAAMHGFFGVPKVIE